ACCGATAAATTTTTGTCCATCCTGGGCACCGTGCATGAAGCTCATAGATGCCGCGCCAAAAATCTGGGCATTTCGGAAAAATGCGTTCGTTTTATCGTAATCCAGATCCCGGCAGAGGAACATGATCAGCCGGCAGATCAGCCACCCGGCTGCAAATCCGCACACAAGGCTGAGTGCCAGGCCATAGAACACTTTGATCCACTCTGTCATATTGATGCCGCCGATTCCGTGCTGTATCGCAATCGCCGCACCTGACAGTCCTGCGATCAGACTGTGGCTTTCACTGGTTGGAATGCCAAGAGAAGAAGCCGCCGCGCTGTACACAACGATGGAGAACAGCGACGCACACAGGGCGATCAGTGCGTATCGGGTATCGGTTCCAAAATCCACCATGTTGCTTATGGTAGCCGCGACAGAGCTGTTAATTTTTGTCATGACAAGAACTCCGAGAAAATTAAAAACCGCACTCATCCAGATCGCGGTGCGTTCGCTCAAACACCCTGTCGTAATACACGTAGCAATCGCATTAGGGGCATCCGTCCACCCGTTGACGAAGATGACGCCAAGTGTCAGCAGAACCGTGAGCAGCAAAATGGGATTTGGCATACAAAAATCTCCTTTACATTTCCATCCTTATATATATGGTGAAATGTAAAGAAGATTCCTGATGACCACATTTTGTGACCGCATGTGATATCTGTTGCTACACAGTTATTTCAATACGGGTGCCTTCCTCCTCCAAAATACAGCTCTCGTAATACCCATCTCCTGTTGTCCTTGGTCCGCTGATGACAGTAAAACCATCCTTCCTCAGCTGTTTTGTTAACCGGTCAACATTTTTTTCAGATCCAACACTAAAAGCTATGTGATCATACCCGGTCTGTTGTTTCTTGCCATCATGTTCTGAAATTTCCGGATTATGCATGATCTCAAGCCTGGCGCCATCTCCAAATGATAAAAAGTATGAGGTGAATCCTGTCTTTGCATTGTGATACCTGCTCCCTGATTCGCCCTGAAAATATGTTTCAAAAAATAATTTTGCGCGTTCCAGATCTTTTACATACAACGCGGCGTGATGAATGACCATATCGATATTCCTCTTCCTTTACTTGTGTGCTTTCCATTGACAGGCTGTAATCTTAATCTGCAGGTCTGTATCTGTGCTGTATTCTATCCAGTAATCACTTTCTCTTCGGCTTAAATCATGAGTTGATTATATCCTGAGCTTTTATCAGATTCCTTAAGAAAAGCGCCCAATACTATAATGAAAACGACTCATTGGATTGTTTTTTTCTATATTCTCTGGGCGAACAGCTATAAAAGCGCCGAAACATTTTGGCAAAATTACTTGGACTGTCAAACCCGCAGTGTACTGCAATTTCCGAAATGCTGGCAGAGGGATGTTGTATAAGTAATGCTGCACCCTGCACAATTCTATATTTTAATAAATACTGCATAGGCGGAAGCTGTATTGTCCGCCGAAAGCATCGTAAACACTCTCGTTCTCCTATATCAGCTGTTCTGGAAATATCAGATAATGTTAACTGTTCGGCAAAGTGTTCATGAATGTAATTCAGCATTGTTTGAATGCGCTGATTGTCCTGATTGAGAGCAATATCACAGTTTGCGATCTCCTGCTCAAATTGACGATACAGGAATAAACATATTCTGGAGAGCTTTTCTCTCACAACGAATTCGAAACCGGGCATGTCCTCCGCCAGAGATGCAAAAGCAGTCATAAACTGGTCCTTGATATCCTGTTTTCCGTCTGAATTAACAAAACACATATCGAACGAAGTACAAGATATCAGCGGATGCATATATTTTTTCGAAAATACTGAATCGTTGCTTCCGGTAATTAATGATTGACTGAAAACCAAGGAATGTAACTGGCAGCAGTCATCCGTCGCCGCATAATGAAGGATATTGGAATTGATCGCAATACAATCGCCCTTTTTTAATAGAAATGATTTGGCGGGTATCTGCAGTTTGATTGTTCCGTCTCTCACGTATATTATTTCGATTTCTTTATGCCAATGCCAGGGAATCGCATCTTCCGGCTTATCTGTATGTAAGGATGCGTATCCGGCACAGGGAAAATCATATGTTCCATGTGGCTGAAGCTCCCTGGATACACGGTTCAAATTCAGCCCGCATTTTTGTAATCCCATAATATCACTCCTGACTTAGTCGTTTAGATTATATTATACGTCTGAAATCATATTGTATCAATGTTAATATGGCGGTATTGTTATCATAAAATAAGAAAAGCATCAGGAACTCTTGCTCCATGACGCTTATCTAATACAAAATCTTAGAAATTTTTTTCTGTTTACAGCTATTTGTGCCTTCAGCGCAGCAGCGGCATACTGCCGGTCAGTTTATTGACTTTTTTCTTCGGACCGCAGATCGCAACCCCCATATATTGAAGATCAGCCCCTTCAGCCTGCTGCATTTTATTCGTAAATTCATCATATGTCTTACAGCCCTGTGCCAGCCCTGAAAAGTCCACAGCCAGCAGATCAGAAAAATCTTCTGTATACAGCTTCTTCCTGATTTCTTTAATGGAAACCGGGTTTCCCTTCAGTATCGGAACTGGAAACTCGATAATTCCCAGATGAAGGTTGCCTGTCTTATCCGCAACATCACTGCCAACCACTTCCGGCATTTTCTTTCCCATCGTAATTCCCAGAATTGCCGCTGTGTTCGCAATCAGACCGGAGGGCAGATTTTCGTCAATCACCATCACACATTTGTCATCTTTCACATCCATATTTTTCTCTCCTTACCTGCTTTCATGAGTTGTCTTTGGCTTATCCCTCATTTTAACAGTCGATCACCGGAATTTCTTGAAAGATGTGATACTATTCGAGATAAATTTACTGATTATGCGCTCCAGCGCTTTAATGTTGGCAAAAACTGCATGAGCTGCATTCTGGCCTCCTGTTTTGTCAGCTGCAATCCCGCCGATTTGTTCCACTCATCCAGATGCTGCAGGTTATGTTCAATCAACTCTTCCATCGTGATATTCTGGGTAAACGCACCCTGCTGATAGCAGAATACGCAGTATTCTTCGGATTTGCTGCCATCCTTCTCTGTCCCTTTATCACCGTCGTGTTCCAGGTTCATGCCGCAGCTCTGGCAGAGTCCGGCCGGATATCCCAACAGATAATCCGCCGACACATGAAACGTTTCCGCAATCAATTTCAGCGTATCTGTACTGGGAACGGTATCTCCGTTCTCCCACCTGGATACAGCCTGTCTTGTGACAAACAGCATGTCTGCAAATTCATCCTGTGATAATTTCAGACTTTTGCGCAGTTCCAGTATAATATCCTTAAAATCCATTTTAAATACCTCCTTTTTAAAAGTTTAACATCTGACCGGGCAGCCGGACAAGCAACTGGCTGTTGCTGTCAACCCGCTCGTTCAAACCCCAGATAACGTGTCCCCTGAAATGTCAGTTTCCCGTGATCACCTTCTGCAAGCAGGCCGTATTCGCGTCCGGTTACATGAAACTCCATACGGTCCCTGCTGTCACCCACCTGGAATGTCACATAATACGTAGTGTCAGTGATCATCGTATATCCATGTGCACCGGAACTATCCCCCCCATTTGCCTGCTGATGATGTGTGGTATCGGTGCGTTTGGACACGATCACAGCTTCAACGGTGAGCTGCGGAGAATTGTTATTCTGATGCCACTCGCTGACACTCTTAACCACTATGAAGATGATGACACCTGCCACCACCACGAAAACCAGGCTGAACATCATTTCAAAACCTCCCATAAACATGTAAATGCCTCCTCCCCTGCCGGTCTCTGGCTTCAATTGATGTTTCCATCATAAGAGATAATCAAATTCCATGCAATACTTTTCTTTAAATAAACAACGCACCTGCAGTTTCATAACCGCAGGTGCGCTGTGCCGTCGTCTCAGTCTTTTGTATCATAATTCCACATACTGCTTGTCCTCGAAATTTGTCTCCATCGTCCATTCTGTCGCTGTTCCGTTTTTCAGAACGAAGACCTGAAGCAGCCCATCAATGCCATTGTCCTTCCACGCCCGTAAAAACTCCCTGGTAGGATGCTGAAAGATCTCCTCCCGCAAAGCTGCGTCTTCGACGTGTTCCAGTACCCCTGTCACACGGATCTGGCTGCCGTTGCCCTGAAAACATAATTCAACTTTCGGATTTTTCTGAATCTGTTCGTACACATCCTTTGTAGATGCAGTGTGAAAGATAATCCCGTTTTCATCTGCCCGGAATAACAGCATCCCCCGGACTCTTGGCTGATCCCGGTCCATCGTTGCCAGATGGAACACAGGATTTGTATTCATCAGCTGAAATATTTCATTTTTAGTCATCATAATCTGATCCTCCTTTTGGTCTGTAACTGTATTTTAGTCCGAATGGAGTTATTTATCTTTCAGATTACAATTAAAAACTTTCAAAAAACATGCAGCTTTCAGCCTCCGTACCGGTAAGTGTTTCGATACTCTGAAGGAGTCACTCCTGCCAGGCGCTTAAAATTCGAAGCAAAATGAGCGCTGCTCCCGAAACCACATCTGGATGCGATCTCGATTATGGGAATATCATTTCTGCGCAGCAGTTTTTTCGCCTTCTCAATCCGGATTTCGATCAGATATTTGATGGGCGTCACTCCCAGTTCATTCTTAAATATCCGGTTGAAGCTGGAGGATGACATGTGATTTAACCCTGCCAGGTCCTCGACCGCGATGTTTTTATCAAAATGCTGTTCCATATAATGCTGGGCGCGGGCAACGGCGTAATTTGAGGAAATCATGCGCAGATCCAGATTCTCACCCAGGATGCTCCGGATGATCCAATGTGTGATGACCGTAACCTGTGCCTCCAGGGTGAGGTCCGAGTTTGGCATCTGCTTGCTGTATTCAAAGGCAAACGTGTTGAGTGTTTTTAAAATATCACTGCACAGGGCAAACTGCAGATCGTTGAAATATGGCATTTCTGCTGTGTAAAGCCGATACTGACTGTCAAAGTAGTCCCTGTCAATCAGAATACAGTAATAGTGGATAAATTCATCAGAAAAATCAGTGTGAGGAACATCCGGTGATATAACGGATGCGAGATAGTGATTTCTCTCAATGCTGATCTTCGGTGTCACACCGGACTCCTCCACCGAAAACAAAATAGTGATCATATAGGAGGGATGCGTATGTCCCTGCCTCTGGGCATACTGGCAAGTCCCCACACTTGGTATAAATAATCCCAGCTTCGGGTGTACGTAACAGTCTACAAATCTCAGTTCATTTTCCGTTACACTTTCTCCCACCAACGCTTTTATGATAGAAAAATCCCTCATATATGCATCCCTTTCCTTCAAGTCAGACAACCCTTGTCAACATTCCATAATACTGCTCTGCGATATTCAGCGCATGATCACCGATCCGTTCAAAATCTGTCAGCATTTCTGAAAAGAAAATGCCTGCATCAGCGATGCATTCACTTTTGCCGATTCTCTCAATCTGCTGTGTCAGATACTCATTTCGAATATCGTCTATCTTCTGCTCATCACGGGAAGTCTTCTCAAGCATGGTTTTCAGATCTGCAACATTGCTGCCGGCCACGTCGTCCAGTATCCGAAGACTCATCTCTTTCATAGTCATGATCTCCTGTTTTGCCTGATCAGAAAAAACAATTTCCTTTTTCTTCATGCTCACGGCGTAACCCAGGACGTTCATAGCATGGTCTCCGATCCGTTCCAGATTGCCCAGGATCTTATAATACCCGCTGATTTTAATGGAATCTTCCACTGCCATTTCATGATGCATGACAGACACGATATAGCGGGATATTTCTGCATTCAGGTAATCGATATACTCTTCCTTCTGCTCCAGCTCTTCTTTCCCCTGAGAGGTGCTGTGGAGTACAGCATCAAAGCTTCCGGAGACTGTCTCCCTGACGATCATCCGCATCCGCTCAACCTCATGGTCAATCTGCGTCAGTACCAGGGCTCCCTGCCCCATGGCATAATGACTCTCAAACGGCTGTATGTATTCCAGATGAAGTACCTCTTCCTGTTCACTTTGTTTATCCGGAAGAATTTTCTCTGCCAGACGTGCCATATACGTTCCAAACGGCAGCAGAAGCAGCGTGGTGACGATATTAAATACCGTGTGGACATTCGCGATCTGAGCGACCGGGTTGTCCGGGGTTATGTGTTCCATCAGCATGGTGAACGGTGTCACCAGACAAATCACTGTAAATATAATCGTGCCGATGATGTTAAACATCAGATGTATGACCGTTGTCCGCTTTGCATTCACTTTCGTGCCGATCGAGGCCAGTACAGCCGTGATACAGGTTCCGATATTTTGACCAAACAGTATGTAAACCGCGCTGGAGAGCGGGATCATACCGGTACTCGCCAGTGCCTGCAGAATACCGACCGATGCCGATGAGGACTGGATGATCGCAGTGAAAACAGCACCGATGAGAATGCCTATCAGAGGATTGCTGAATGTCGTCATGAAATGGATAAAAGTTTCAGAGTTCTGAAGCGGCACCATCGCCGATCCCATCATATCCATGCCGATAAAGAGCACACCCAGGCCCGCAAAAATTTCACTGATGTGCTTTGCCTTTTCATTCTTCACGAAAAGAATGGTGGCAACACCCAGAAACGCGATGAGCGGTGCGATCACACCGATGTCCAGCGCGATCAGCTGTCCTGTGATCGTGGTACCGATGTTTGCACCCATGATCACCCACACCGCCTGGTTCAATGTCATAAGCCCGGAATTGACAAAACCAACCACCATGACAGTCGTAGCTGAAGATGACTGAATCACCGCTGTTATCACTGCTCCGGCCACAACGCCCTTGATCCTGTTTGCGGTCAGCTTTTCAAGTATTCGTTTCATCTTGTTCCCGGCAGCCATTTCGAGACCGTTGCTCATCATCTGCATGCCATACAAAAACAGCGCAAGACCGCCAAGCAGTATTAAAATATCAGATATTTCCATATTATATTCTCCCATTATTGTCATTTTGTCGAATCAGTAACCGATGCATATCCGAATAGATACGCGCAGTTTACCACGGACGTTTTTTTCCGTCTGACTTATGGGTGATATTCAGTTTGATACAAAACTGGCGGGGTAACGGGGTTAAAAAAAGGAACAGCAAAAAGATGCCTCCGCCGAACAAGATTACGTATACGTTCAGAGGCATATTAAGATCAGAGACTCCGTCATGCAGGCACGGATTTCCGCGGTACTGTTTTAATGCCTGCCGAAAGATGACTCTGTATGACGACATAGAATTCTGGAGCGCATGTTCATCCATAGAATGATCTGCCGTCCGAATCATATGACGGTTTTCCCTGTCAACAGTCTGGGACTGGTACATGTCCTGATCATCAAAAGCAGCGGGGAGAGAAATGATTCCCGTCCCCGTCTGCAGAATGAAAACTGTTGTAAAAAGTATCATCAGATAAGTAATCTTATTCATCATATTAAAGCATTTCGGCCCTGAGCGCTGCACCGTCTTTTGCACTCAGATATGCAGGTGCAATGTCAAACACTGTCTTACAGCCAGCCTGTCCTTCCTTTGCAAGCCGGTAGGCGGCTCTTGCATATGCGGCAATCACACAGGCGGTAAACTCTGGATTTGAATCCAGTTTCAGGCTGTATTCGATCAGATGATTGTTCTCCTGTTCCCATCCGGTACAGCCGCTGCGCAGTACAAATCCGCCGTGCGGAAGTCTGCTGTGGCTTTTCTGTAATTCTTCTTCCGATACAAAGTGTACGGTAGTGTCATAATCCGAAAAATAGTTCGGCATGGTCTTGATCGTCTCTTCAACTGCGGATGCATCTGCACCTTCTTCCAGGACGACATAACAGTCTCTCGTATGCTTCTGGCGCGTCGTAAGCTGCGGATTTTCTCCGTTGCGGACAGATGCCAGTGCCGCATCGACAGGGATTGTATACTGTCTTGCATCTTTCACACCCGGTATCCGGCGGATTGCATCGGAGTGTCCCTGGCTGACGCCTTTTCCCCAGAAAGTATAATCATTTCCCTCCGGGAGGATCGCATTGGCATATAACCGGTTCAGTGAGAACATACCAGGATCCCATCCAACGGAGATGATTCCCACGTTGCCGCCTGCTTTTGCTGCTGCATCAACATTGGCAAAATGCTCATGTACGGTAAGGAAGCAAGCAACCGAAAACAAGAGATAGACCGCCAGCACTACACTATTCCGAACCAAAGACCAAAAGATAAGCATTGTGGGAAAATCTAAACTTTTGGATTTTCCTACAATGCCAACTACGGCGGAATCCCTCCCACTCCTTATATCTTTCTGTATACATTGAATTTGTATTTAGTAAAATGCAGACAACACCACGGATCGGCTTTTGGTTGGACAATTCCAACCAAACACCACAGCAGACAGCAGAAAACATTCTGAACGCTAGGAAGCCGGTATGATTGTTACATATAAGGGGAAGAAAAATTTCTTTTAGGTACTTGCTTTCCTAAAACTGATGTGATACAATGATTTAATCCAGAAAAGGAGTAAAAAATATGCGGCAAGGTATTCTTAAATAAAACTATAATCAAATAGTGGGAACAAAGGATTATGATAGCTCCTTTTGTAGGGGCTTAGTTTTTTGTACCCAATTTAAGAATACTTTTGCCTTATCAATTTTGACATATCCCCAAAAACAGCAATCACAAACAGGTGTATGCTGTATATGTGTATGTCCGCAACTTATAATCCCCAGTGGTAAAAGTATTTTACTGCTGGGGATTTTTATGCCCTTTGGGGCTGTAAAGGGAGGACAATCACATGAAAATAATCAATATTGGAATTCTTGCCCATGTAGACGCTGGAAAGACGACCTTGACGGAGAGCCTGCTATATGCCAGCGGAGCCATTTCAGAACCGGGGAGCGTCGAAAAAGGGACAACGAGGACGGACACCATGTTTTTGGAGCGGCAGCGTGGGATTACCATTCAAGCGGCAGTCACTTCCTTCCAGTGGCACAGATGTAAAGTTAACATTGTGGATACGCCCGGCCACATGGATTTTTTGGCGGAGGTGTACCGCTCTTTGGCTGTTTTAGATGGGGCCATCTTGGTGATCTCCGCTAAAGATGGCGTGCAGGCCCAGACCCGTATTCTGTTCCATGCCCTGCGGAAAATGAACATTCCCACCGTTATCTTTATCAACAAGATCGACCAGGCTGGCGTTGATTTGCAGAGCGTGGTTCAGTCTGTTCGGGATAAGCTCTCCGCCGATATTATCATCAAGCAGACGGTGTCGCTGTCCCCGGAAATAGTCCTGGAGGAAAATACCGACATAGAAGCATGGGATGCGGTCATCGAAAATAACGATGAATTATTGGAAAAGTATATCGCAGGAGAACCAATCAGCCGGGAAAAACTTGCGCGGGAGGAACAGCAGCGGGTTCAAGACGCCTCCCTGTTCCCAGTCTATCATGGCAGCGCCAAAAATGGCCTTGGCATTCAACCGTTGATGGATGCGGTGACAGGGCTGTTCCAACCGATTGGGGAACAGGGGGGCGCCGCCCTATGCGGCAGCGTTTTCAAGGTTGAGTACACCGATTGCGGCCAGCGGCGTGTCTATCTACGGTTATACAGCGGAACGCTGCGCCTGCGGGATACGGTGGCCCTGGCCGGGAGAGAAAAGCTGAAAATCACAGAGATGCGTATTCCATCCAAAGGGGAAATTGTTCGGACAGACACCGCTTATCAGGGTGAAATTGTTATCCTTCCCAGCGACAGCGTGAGGTTAAACGATGTATTAGGGGACCAAACCCGGCTCCCTCGTAAAAGGTGGCGCGAGGACCCCCTCCCCATGCTGCGGACGACGATTGCGCCGAAAACGGCAGCGCAAAGAGAACGGCTGCTGGACGCTCTTACGCAACTTGCGGATACTGACCCGCTTTTGCGTTGCGAAGTGGATTCCATCACCCATGAGATCATTCTTTCTTTTTTGGGCCGGGTGCAGTTGGAGGTTGTTTCCGCTTTGCTGTCGGAAAAATACAAGCTTGAAACAGTGGTAAAGGAACCCTCCGTCATTTATATGGAGCGGCCGCTCAAAGCAGCCAGCCACACCATCCATATCGAGGTGCCGCCCAACCCGTTTTGGGCATCCATAGGACTGTCTGTTACACCACTCTCGCTTGGCTCCGGTGTACAATACGAGAGCCGGGTTTCGCTGGGATACTTGAACCAGAGTTTTCAAAACGCTGTCAGGGATGGTATCCGTTACGGGCTGGAGCAGGGCTTGTTCGGCTGGAACGTAACGGACTGTAAGATTTGCTTTGAATACGGGCTTTATTACAGTCCGGTCAGCACGCCGGCGGACTTCCGCTCATTGGCCCCGATTGTATTGGAACAGGCATTGAAGGAATCGGGGACGCAGCTGCTGGAACCTTATCTCTCCTTCATCCTCTATGCGCCCCAGGAATACCTTTCCAGGGCTTATCATGATGCACCGAAATACTGTGCCACCATCGAAACGGCCCAGGTAAAAAAGGATGAAGTTGTCTTTACTGGCGAGATTCCCGCCCGCTGTATACAGGCATACCGTACTGATCTGGCCTTTTACACCAACGGGCGGAGCGTATGCCTTACAGAGCTGAAAGGATATCAGGCCGCTGTCGGTCAGCCGGTCATCCAGCCCCGCCGTCCAAACAGCCGCCTGGACAAGGTGCGCCATATGTTTCAGAAGGTAATGTAAAGATACATAATCGTCAAGACGGCAACAATCAGAAGTTATGGAGGGTAACAATGGAATATAGTAAGGAAGATTTAATGGAAGCAAAAAAGCAAATTTGGGGAGTGGGAGAGAACATGGGAACAGAGGAAAGTAAAAAAATCTGGGAGGAGAACGCACAATTTTGGGATAATGCAATGGGTGACGAATCTAATGAATTTCACAGAGAGGTAGTGCGTCCCAAAGTAACGGAACTTCTATCTCCTAATCCTGCGGATTACATTTTGGATATTGCGTGTGGCAATGGAAATTATTCTTCGTATCTTGCACAAAGAGGCGCTTCGGTTGTCGCTTTTGATTACAGCAAAAAAATGATAGAATTGGCTAAAAGACGGCAATCACAATATGCAAAACAAATTGAATTTTGTGTGGCGGATGCGACCGATAGAAAAAGTATATTAGAATTAAAAAGAAATCGAGCCTTTACGAAAGCAGTTTCTAATATGGCAATTATGGATATTACGGATATTGAACCACTTCTTATGGCTGTTTATGAACTGTTGCAGGAAAGCGGAATTTTTGTCTTTGCAACGCAACACCCTTGTTTTGTCACGTTGACTGAAAAATATATGA
The Ruminococcus gauvreauii genome window above contains:
- a CDS encoding inorganic phosphate transporter, with the translated sequence MPNPILLLTVLLTLGVIFVNGWTDAPNAIATCITTGCLSERTAIWMSAVFNFLGVLVMTKINSSVAATISNMVDFGTDTRYALIALCASLFSIVVYSAAASSLGIPTSESHSLIAGLSGAAIAIQHGIGGINMTEWIKVFYGLALSLVCGFAAGWLICRLIMFLCRDLDYDKTNAFFRNAQIFGAASMSFMHGAQDGQKFIGVLFLGFAFYSGQNSVTGAVIPVWMMLVCSAVMALGTSVGGKKIIQAVGADLVKLERYQGFSADLAGAFCLLFSTVSGIPVSTTHTKTCAIMGAGAVKSIRDINFHVLCEMMLAWIFTFPGCGLISYAMTVIFLHITH
- a CDS encoding VOC family protein, which produces MVIHHAALYVKDLERAKLFFETYFQGESGSRYHNAKTGFTSYFLSFGDGARLEIMHNPEISEHDGKKQQTGYDHIAFSVGSEKNVDRLTKQLRKDGFTVISGPRTTGDGYYESCILEEEGTRIEITV
- a CDS encoding helix-turn-helix domain-containing protein, translated to MGLQKCGLNLNRVSRELQPHGTYDFPCAGYASLHTDKPEDAIPWHWHKEIEIIYVRDGTIKLQIPAKSFLLKKGDCIAINSNILHYAATDDCCQLHSLVFSQSLITGSNDSVFSKKYMHPLISCTSFDMCFVNSDGKQDIKDQFMTAFASLAEDMPGFEFVVREKLSRICLFLYRQFEQEIANCDIALNQDNQRIQTMLNYIHEHFAEQLTLSDISRTADIGERECLRCFRRTIQLPPMQYLLKYRIVQGAALLIQHPSASISEIAVHCGFDSPSNFAKMFRRFYSCSPREYRKKQSNESFSL
- a CDS encoding DUF2000 domain-containing protein; amino-acid sequence: MDVKDDKCVMVIDENLPSGLIANTAAILGITMGKKMPEVVGSDVADKTGNLHLGIIEFPVPILKGNPVSIKEIRKKLYTEDFSDLLAVDFSGLAQGCKTYDEFTNKMQQAEGADLQYMGVAICGPKKKVNKLTGSMPLLR
- a CDS encoding zinc ribbon domain-containing protein, whose product is MDFKDIILELRKSLKLSQDEFADMLFVTRQAVSRWENGDTVPSTDTLKLIAETFHVSADYLLGYPAGLCQSCGMNLEHDGDKGTEKDGSKSEEYCVFCYQQGAFTQNITMEELIEHNLQHLDEWNKSAGLQLTKQEARMQLMQFLPTLKRWSA
- a CDS encoding DUF2500 domain-containing protein, which codes for MFMGGFEMMFSLVFVVVAGVIIFIVVKSVSEWHQNNNSPQLTVEAVIVSKRTDTTHHQQANGGDSSGAHGYTMITDTTYYVTFQVGDSRDRMEFHVTGREYGLLAEGDHGKLTFQGTRYLGFERAG
- a CDS encoding pyridoxamine 5'-phosphate oxidase family protein, whose translation is MMTKNEIFQLMNTNPVFHLATMDRDQPRVRGMLLFRADENGIIFHTASTKDVYEQIQKNPKVELCFQGNGSQIRVTGVLEHVEDAALREEIFQHPTREFLRAWKDNGIDGLLQVFVLKNGTATEWTMETNFEDKQYVEL
- a CDS encoding AraC family transcriptional regulator codes for the protein MRDFSIIKALVGESVTENELRFVDCYVHPKLGLFIPSVGTCQYAQRQGHTHPSYMITILFSVEESGVTPKISIERNHYLASVISPDVPHTDFSDEFIHYYCILIDRDYFDSQYRLYTAEMPYFNDLQFALCSDILKTLNTFAFEYSKQMPNSDLTLEAQVTVITHWIIRSILGENLDLRMISSNYAVARAQHYMEQHFDKNIAVEDLAGLNHMSSSSFNRIFKNELGVTPIKYLIEIRIEKAKKLLRRNDIPIIEIASRCGFGSSAHFASNFKRLAGVTPSEYRNTYRYGG
- a CDS encoding Na/Pi cotransporter family protein, with product MEISDILILLGGLALFLYGMQMMSNGLEMAAGNKMKRILEKLTANRIKGVVAGAVITAVIQSSSATTVMVVGFVNSGLMTLNQAVWVIMGANIGTTITGQLIALDIGVIAPLIAFLGVATILFVKNEKAKHISEIFAGLGVLFIGMDMMGSAMVPLQNSETFIHFMTTFSNPLIGILIGAVFTAIIQSSSASVGILQALASTGMIPLSSAVYILFGQNIGTCITAVLASIGTKVNAKRTTVIHLMFNIIGTIIFTVICLVTPFTMLMEHITPDNPVAQIANVHTVFNIVTTLLLLPFGTYMARLAEKILPDKQSEQEEVLHLEYIQPFESHYAMGQGALVLTQIDHEVERMRMIVRETVSGSFDAVLHSTSQGKEELEQKEEYIDYLNAEISRYIVSVMHHEMAVEDSIKISGYYKILGNLERIGDHAMNVLGYAVSMKKKEIVFSDQAKQEIMTMKEMSLRILDDVAGSNVADLKTMLEKTSRDEQKIDDIRNEYLTQQIERIGKSECIADAGIFFSEMLTDFERIGDHALNIAEQYYGMLTRVV
- the tet(W) gene encoding tetracycline resistance ribosomal protection protein Tet(W): MKIINIGILAHVDAGKTTLTESLLYASGAISEPGSVEKGTTRTDTMFLERQRGITIQAAVTSFQWHRCKVNIVDTPGHMDFLAEVYRSLAVLDGAILVISAKDGVQAQTRILFHALRKMNIPTVIFINKIDQAGVDLQSVVQSVRDKLSADIIIKQTVSLSPEIVLEENTDIEAWDAVIENNDELLEKYIAGEPISREKLAREEQQRVQDASLFPVYHGSAKNGLGIQPLMDAVTGLFQPIGEQGGAALCGSVFKVEYTDCGQRRVYLRLYSGTLRLRDTVALAGREKLKITEMRIPSKGEIVRTDTAYQGEIVILPSDSVRLNDVLGDQTRLPRKRWREDPLPMLRTTIAPKTAAQRERLLDALTQLADTDPLLRCEVDSITHEIILSFLGRVQLEVVSALLSEKYKLETVVKEPSVIYMERPLKAASHTIHIEVPPNPFWASIGLSVTPLSLGSGVQYESRVSLGYLNQSFQNAVRDGIRYGLEQGLFGWNVTDCKICFEYGLYYSPVSTPADFRSLAPIVLEQALKESGTQLLEPYLSFILYAPQEYLSRAYHDAPKYCATIETAQVKKDEVVFTGEIPARCIQAYRTDLAFYTNGRSVCLTELKGYQAAVGQPVIQPRRPNSRLDKVRHMFQKVM
- a CDS encoding class I SAM-dependent methyltransferase, with translation MEYSKEDLMEAKKQIWGVGENMGTEESKKIWEENAQFWDNAMGDESNEFHREVVRPKVTELLSPNPADYILDIACGNGNYSSYLAQRGASVVAFDYSKKMIELAKRRQSQYAKQIEFCVADATDRKSILELKRNRAFTKAVSNMAIMDITDIEPLLMAVYELLQESGIFVFATQHPCFVTLTEKYMTPHSYYDIAIEGQPKEQIYYHRSIQDIFNLCFRAGFVIDGFYEECFKTNKEIPMVMIVRLKKVKRDSLK